Proteins encoded together in one Catellatospora citrea window:
- a CDS encoding ABC transporter substrate-binding protein, which yields MNRRSRAGAALLSLAVAAGMAACSTTEEEPGAAVTLDYWLWDDNQKASYQQCADAFHTANPNITIKISQAAWSEYWQNLTTQIAAGDAPDVWTNQGSYYPQFVSSGQILDIQPFVDADKVDLSQYQGGLADLFTKDGQRFGLPKDWDTMALVYNTEHLKAQGIDAAALANLTWNPTDGGTFEQVIAKATVDEKGRNGLDPAFDKTKVKVFGYLPEWADGSQGQNGWGNLAASNGFTYLDKNPWGTQYKYDDPKLAQTIDWFKSLSAKGYAPALDKASTLSRDSLLNAGKGAITFAGSWMINSYLGEGAKLKFAFAPLPAGPQGRKTAINGLSDAIWSGTKHKDEAWKWVKFLGSADCQNIVGGNGVVFPAIKSASEKALAAHTGKGRDVKVFVDEAAAPGGTFFVPITEHGNEVSQLVQDAIQSAILGQSDSAGALKKANDQVNALFK from the coding sequence ATGAACCGCAGATCACGGGCCGGAGCAGCGCTGCTGTCCCTGGCCGTGGCGGCCGGCATGGCCGCTTGCAGCACGACCGAGGAGGAGCCCGGCGCCGCCGTCACCCTGGACTACTGGCTCTGGGACGACAACCAGAAGGCGTCGTACCAGCAGTGCGCCGACGCGTTCCACACCGCCAACCCCAACATCACCATCAAGATCAGCCAGGCGGCGTGGAGCGAGTACTGGCAGAACCTGACCACGCAGATCGCCGCGGGCGACGCCCCGGACGTGTGGACCAACCAGGGCTCGTACTACCCGCAGTTCGTCAGCTCCGGGCAGATCCTCGACATCCAGCCCTTCGTCGACGCCGACAAGGTCGACCTGTCGCAGTACCAGGGCGGCCTGGCCGACCTGTTCACCAAGGACGGCCAGCGCTTCGGCCTGCCGAAGGACTGGGACACCATGGCCCTGGTCTACAACACCGAGCACCTCAAGGCCCAGGGCATCGACGCGGCGGCGCTGGCGAACCTTACCTGGAACCCGACCGACGGCGGCACCTTCGAGCAGGTCATCGCCAAGGCCACGGTCGACGAGAAGGGCCGCAACGGCCTGGACCCGGCGTTCGACAAGACCAAGGTCAAGGTCTTCGGCTACCTGCCGGAGTGGGCCGACGGCTCGCAGGGCCAGAACGGCTGGGGCAACCTGGCCGCCAGCAACGGCTTCACCTACCTGGACAAGAACCCCTGGGGCACCCAGTACAAGTACGACGACCCGAAGCTCGCCCAGACCATCGACTGGTTCAAGTCGCTGAGCGCCAAGGGTTACGCCCCCGCCCTCGACAAGGCGTCCACGCTGAGCCGTGACTCGCTGCTCAACGCGGGCAAGGGTGCCATCACGTTCGCCGGTTCCTGGATGATCAACAGCTACCTGGGCGAGGGCGCGAAGCTCAAGTTCGCGTTCGCGCCGCTGCCGGCCGGACCGCAGGGCCGCAAGACCGCGATCAACGGCCTGTCCGACGCGATCTGGTCCGGCACCAAGCACAAGGACGAGGCCTGGAAGTGGGTCAAGTTCCTGGGCTCCGCCGACTGCCAGAACATCGTCGGCGGCAACGGCGTGGTCTTCCCGGCCATCAAGTCCGCCAGCGAGAAGGCCCTGGCCGCCCACACGGGCAAGGGCCGCGACGTGAAGGTGTTCGTCGACGAGGCCGCGGCTCCCGGCGGCACGTTCTTCGTGCCGATCACCGAGCACGGCAACGAGGTCAGCCAGCTCGTGCAGGACGCCATCCAGTCCGCGATCCTCGGCCAGTCCGACTCGGCCGGCGCCCTGAAGAAGGCCAACGACCAGGTCAACGCCCTGTTCAAGTAG
- a CDS encoding fibronectin type III domain-containing protein, with protein sequence MKSRSRGRTVLAALATATLGAALALVGPVGAQAAPAGPPPRPAAPASPDPTLQVHPLTAAPGPVDNPLKGWARFYSPGGDQNNGFPHSLTWGYFGLSEIMTSAANCGSYNWSIIDSMLAETAGYGNQAAIRIYMTYPGGTGSHPANAIPPCFNGNVATRADATWNVTHPDYDSPFLINALKNFIAAFGARYDGDPRLGFIHLGLVGLWGEWHTWPYDTDTGDGLPNYMPTDANGAQLVAAFDAAFNTTKVEIRYADAAGGAANSRDIGYHDDSFCFREGSPLQGVTLPTSLGGASYAHLQRNIATGTENKWITSSIGGELRPEIQTFAFRSWPNGSGTVDNLKACIELAHATWMINEGSAAYSPTDANVSAAVRAMGYNLTVGNAYFKDTAGGTTNVGVQISNTGVAPFYYPWTMTLGLKNSSGAVVRTWDTSWDLRTVQPLSIRAFPDWNVGSDPTYRGFGYPQYFQTSVDLAAVPQGSYQWVLRVKNPLETVDTDAKKLRFANTTQNADGWLGMGAVTVGTGGGGDTTAPSVPTGLTSTGQTSSSVSLSWSASTDNVGVTGYEVFRGSTLVGSPAGTSFTDTGLTASTSYSYTVRARDAAGNRSAVGNTVTVSTTSGGGTPTGYEAEASGNTLSGGALVAACATCSGGSKVGYLGNGASMAFTNVAGGTGGSRTVTIYYLTAEARTAAVNGQTVNFGSTGSWTTVGSTTVTLNLAAGSNTITIANPGGWAPDIDRITVSTAGGGGDTTAPSAPTGLASPSKTAGSVTLSWSGSTDNVGVTGYQILRGGSPVGTSTTTGFTDTGLAASTAYTYTVKAYDAAGNYSAASSPLTVTTSAGGTTPVSYEAEASGNTRTGTAATASCTACSGGAKVGYVGSGATLSFNNVAGGTGGSRTVTIHYLSAVARSATVNGQTVNFAPTANWDTVGTTTVTLNLTAGNNTITFANPSGWAPDIDRITVG encoded by the coding sequence GTGAAATCACGTTCACGCGGCCGTACCGTCCTGGCCGCACTCGCCACCGCAACCCTCGGCGCCGCCCTGGCGCTCGTCGGACCGGTCGGCGCGCAAGCCGCTCCCGCCGGCCCGCCGCCCCGTCCCGCGGCGCCGGCCAGCCCCGACCCGACCCTGCAGGTCCACCCGCTGACCGCGGCCCCGGGGCCGGTGGACAACCCGCTCAAAGGCTGGGCCAGGTTCTACTCGCCCGGCGGTGACCAGAACAACGGCTTCCCGCACTCGCTGACCTGGGGCTACTTCGGCCTGTCCGAGATCATGACCAGCGCCGCGAACTGCGGCAGCTACAACTGGTCGATCATCGACAGCATGCTGGCCGAGACGGCCGGCTACGGCAACCAGGCCGCCATCCGCATCTACATGACCTATCCCGGCGGCACCGGCAGCCACCCGGCCAACGCCATCCCGCCGTGCTTCAACGGCAACGTCGCCACCCGCGCCGACGCGACCTGGAACGTCACGCACCCCGACTACGACAGCCCGTTCCTGATCAACGCGTTGAAGAACTTCATCGCCGCGTTCGGGGCCCGCTACGACGGCGACCCCCGGCTCGGGTTCATCCACCTGGGCCTGGTCGGGTTGTGGGGCGAGTGGCACACCTGGCCCTACGACACCGACACCGGCGACGGGCTCCCCAACTACATGCCCACCGACGCCAATGGGGCACAGCTCGTCGCCGCTTTCGACGCCGCGTTCAACACCACCAAGGTCGAGATCCGCTACGCCGACGCGGCCGGCGGCGCGGCCAACTCCCGCGACATCGGCTACCACGACGACTCGTTCTGCTTCCGGGAAGGCTCACCCCTGCAGGGCGTGACCCTGCCGACGTCCCTGGGCGGCGCCTCCTACGCCCATCTGCAGCGCAACATCGCCACCGGCACCGAGAACAAGTGGATCACCAGCTCGATCGGCGGCGAGCTGCGCCCCGAGATCCAGACCTTCGCGTTCCGGTCCTGGCCGAACGGCTCCGGAACCGTCGACAACCTCAAGGCGTGCATCGAGCTCGCCCACGCCACCTGGATGATCAACGAGGGGAGTGCCGCCTACTCGCCCACCGACGCGAACGTCTCGGCCGCAGTGCGGGCGATGGGCTACAACCTCACCGTCGGCAACGCCTACTTCAAGGACACCGCCGGCGGCACGACCAACGTCGGCGTGCAGATCAGCAACACCGGCGTCGCCCCGTTCTACTACCCCTGGACCATGACCCTCGGGCTCAAGAACAGCTCGGGCGCGGTGGTGCGGACCTGGGACACGTCCTGGGACCTACGTACCGTCCAGCCGCTTTCGATCCGGGCGTTCCCCGACTGGAACGTGGGGTCCGATCCCACGTACCGCGGTTTCGGCTACCCGCAGTACTTCCAGACGAGCGTCGACCTCGCCGCGGTGCCGCAGGGCAGCTACCAGTGGGTGCTGCGCGTGAAGAACCCGCTGGAGACCGTCGACACCGACGCGAAGAAGCTGCGGTTCGCCAACACCACCCAGAACGCGGACGGCTGGCTCGGCATGGGCGCGGTGACCGTCGGCACCGGCGGCGGTGGCGACACCACCGCACCGTCGGTCCCCACCGGGCTGACCTCCACCGGCCAGACGTCGTCGTCGGTCTCGCTGTCCTGGTCCGCCTCGACGGACAACGTCGGGGTGACCGGCTACGAGGTGTTCCGCGGCTCGACGCTGGTCGGCAGCCCGGCCGGGACCTCGTTCACCGACACCGGCCTGACCGCGTCGACGAGCTACAGCTACACCGTCAGGGCCCGGGACGCGGCCGGGAACCGGTCCGCGGTCGGCAACACGGTCACGGTGTCCACCACGTCAGGCGGTGGCACGCCCACCGGCTACGAGGCTGAGGCCTCGGGCAACACGCTGTCCGGCGGCGCCCTGGTGGCGGCCTGCGCCACATGCTCGGGCGGGTCGAAGGTCGGCTACCTCGGCAACGGGGCGTCGATGGCGTTCACCAACGTCGCCGGCGGCACCGGCGGCTCGCGAACGGTGACGATCTACTACCTGACGGCCGAGGCGCGCACCGCCGCGGTCAACGGGCAGACCGTCAACTTCGGCTCGACCGGCAGCTGGACCACGGTCGGCTCCACCACCGTCACGCTCAACCTCGCCGCGGGCAGCAACACCATCACCATCGCCAACCCCGGCGGCTGGGCTCCTGACATCGACCGCATCACCGTGTCCACCGCGGGCGGCGGAGGCGACACCACCGCGCCGAGCGCCCCCACCGGCTTGGCCTCGCCGAGCAAGACCGCCGGCTCGGTCACGCTGTCGTGGAGCGGCTCGACCGACAACGTCGGTGTGACCGGCTACCAGATCCTGCGCGGCGGCAGCCCGGTCGGCACGTCGACGACCACCGGCTTCACCGACACCGGGCTGGCCGCGTCGACCGCCTACACGTACACGGTCAAGGCCTATGACGCCGCCGGGAACTACTCGGCCGCGTCGAGCCCGCTGACCGTGACGACCAGCGCAGGCGGCACGACGCCCGTCAGCTACGAGGCCGAGGCCTCCGGCAACACCCGTACCGGCACGGCGGCGACGGCATCCTGCACGGCCTGCTCGGGCGGTGCGAAGGTCGGCTACGTCGGCAGCGGCGCGACCCTGTCGTTCAACAACGTCGCCGGTGGCACGGGCGGCTCGCGCACCGTGACGATCCACTACCTGTCGGCCGTGGCACGTTCCGCCACGGTCAACGGCCAGACGGTGAACTTCGCGCCCACCGCGAACTGGGACACCGTCGGCACCACCACGGTCACCCTGAACCTGACGGCGGGCAACAACACGATCACCTTCGCCAACCCCTCCGGCTGGGCGCCTGACATCGACCGCATCACCGTCGGCTGA
- a CDS encoding ROK family transcriptional regulator has translation MTELATTGTDLPRLRELNSLSIVRALRDHPPSTVTELSQRTGLSRPAVDVIAQGLVADGWATVLEPGASSAVGRPARRYQFRAGAGYVLGVDVGVHKILALLADLDGNIVQTVRQSVAAEAEPAARLAVLDEVVSACVAGAGKAASDIWAVTAAVTGAVDASGRTSFFTPLPGWKSVNLAAHLGTRFSCPIVVENDCKLAALAERWKGAATDADDIVYLLGGMRNGAGLIIDGVLRRGFGGAAGEIGALKHVRWLNAPEHLQNCPGVPETVSPDDAAAWVFNAAREGNRAARGAVNRYVKDLAVGAAALVLTLDPQVVVFGGGFSRSADLVLDPLRNELQRLCLRMPEVRASTLGADSVALGALKLSLNEVDVRLFSAGLSAPVAPRRQ, from the coding sequence GTGACAGAGCTAGCAACAACCGGAACGGATCTGCCGCGGCTGCGCGAGCTCAACTCCCTGAGCATCGTGCGTGCGCTGCGTGACCACCCGCCGTCCACCGTCACCGAGCTGTCCCAGCGCACCGGCCTGTCCCGGCCCGCCGTCGACGTCATCGCCCAGGGGCTGGTCGCCGACGGCTGGGCCACCGTGCTCGAACCCGGCGCCAGCAGCGCCGTCGGCCGCCCGGCGCGCCGCTACCAGTTCCGGGCCGGCGCCGGTTACGTGCTCGGCGTCGACGTGGGCGTCCACAAGATCCTCGCGCTGCTGGCCGACCTCGACGGCAACATCGTGCAGACCGTACGCCAGTCCGTGGCCGCCGAGGCCGAACCCGCCGCCCGCCTCGCCGTGCTCGACGAGGTCGTCAGCGCCTGCGTGGCCGGAGCAGGCAAGGCGGCTTCCGACATCTGGGCGGTCACCGCCGCGGTCACCGGCGCCGTCGACGCGTCCGGGCGGACCAGCTTCTTCACCCCGCTGCCCGGCTGGAAGAGCGTCAACCTGGCCGCGCACCTGGGCACCCGGTTCTCCTGCCCGATCGTGGTGGAGAACGACTGCAAGCTGGCGGCCCTGGCCGAACGCTGGAAGGGCGCGGCCACCGACGCCGACGACATCGTCTACCTGCTCGGCGGTATGCGCAACGGCGCGGGCCTGATCATCGACGGGGTGCTGCGCCGGGGCTTCGGCGGCGCGGCCGGCGAAATCGGCGCGCTCAAGCACGTCCGCTGGCTCAACGCCCCGGAGCACCTGCAGAACTGCCCCGGCGTGCCGGAGACCGTCAGTCCCGACGACGCCGCCGCCTGGGTGTTCAACGCCGCCCGCGAAGGCAACCGGGCCGCGCGCGGCGCGGTCAACCGCTACGTCAAGGACCTCGCCGTCGGCGCGGCCGCACTCGTGCTCACCCTCGATCCGCAGGTGGTGGTGTTCGGCGGCGGCTTCTCGCGGTCCGCCGATCTGGTGCTCGACCCCCTGCGCAACGAACTCCAGCGCCTGTGCCTGCGGATGCCCGAGGTGCGCGCGTCCACCCTCGGTGCGGACTCCGTCGCCCTCGGCGCGCTGAAACTGTCGCTCAACGAGGTCGACGTGCGGCTGTTCAGCGCGGGCCTGTCCGCCCCCGTGGCTCCCCGGCGCCAGTGA
- a CDS encoding carbohydrate ABC transporter permease, with translation MTGKSLRPGRALAWVAMAVFVVVTVFPFWWMIRTALTPAADIYTDNAGLLPEHPTLINFTRVLGLTTEAEARAAGGSGAHINFAGYLWNSVVYCSLIAAVQTLFCAMAGYAFARLRFPGRDLVFAIVIAALMVPPIFTLLPNFIFVKDLGLMSTMAGMVAPTILMTPFAVFFLRQFFLSLPRDVEEAAILDGNGPWGIFWRIALPMSRGPLITIGLTTTVWAWKDYLWPLLVGRDEENRLVTVALGVFLQQSPNTQPDWTGLMAASTLSVLPVLVLLIFMGKRLVQSLNFTGSK, from the coding sequence ATGACAGGCAAATCCTTGCGCCCCGGACGCGCGCTGGCGTGGGTGGCGATGGCCGTCTTCGTCGTGGTGACCGTCTTCCCGTTCTGGTGGATGATCCGCACCGCGCTCACCCCGGCCGCCGACATCTACACCGACAACGCCGGCCTGCTGCCCGAACACCCGACGCTGATCAACTTCACCCGGGTGCTCGGACTGACCACCGAGGCCGAGGCGCGTGCCGCCGGCGGGTCCGGCGCGCACATCAACTTCGCCGGCTACCTGTGGAACTCGGTCGTCTACTGCAGCCTCATCGCCGCGGTGCAGACCCTGTTCTGCGCGATGGCCGGGTACGCGTTCGCCCGGCTGCGCTTCCCCGGCCGCGACCTGGTGTTCGCGATCGTGATCGCGGCGCTGATGGTGCCGCCGATCTTCACCCTGCTGCCGAACTTCATCTTCGTCAAAGACCTCGGCCTGATGAGCACCATGGCCGGCATGGTCGCCCCGACCATCCTGATGACCCCGTTCGCGGTGTTCTTCCTGCGCCAGTTCTTCCTGTCGCTGCCCCGCGACGTGGAGGAGGCCGCGATCCTCGACGGCAACGGGCCCTGGGGCATCTTCTGGCGTATCGCGTTGCCGATGAGCCGCGGCCCGCTGATCACCATCGGGCTCACCACCACTGTGTGGGCCTGGAAGGACTACCTGTGGCCGCTGCTGGTCGGCCGCGACGAGGAGAACCGCCTCGTCACCGTCGCCCTCGGGGTGTTCCTGCAGCAGTCGCCCAACACCCAGCCCGACTGGACCGGCCTGATGGCCGCCTCGACGCTGTCGGTCCTGCCCGTCCTCGTACTGCTGATCTTCATGGGCAAGCGGCTGGTCCAGTCCCTGAACTTCACCGGAAGCAAGTGA
- a CDS encoding glycoside hydrolase family 36 protein: protein MALLIELTGHTFALEHDGPGSPQAADGGLVLPPGRVALLHGLGDALFYRHGHNSWSPCGWRRLSEPPLRIANPQRRLTADDTVWDDPARHHSSAVAALDAGDGNVLLLGALGLGVPRLAADRDTLSGWYEHGAAPWFAAYGPEDEVFAAYTRQLAQRLGSSTRRAGNVWCSWYAYYETITEQQLAKDVDDLRGLPFDVVQVDDGWERLVGDWQPNHKFPSGMKALADRITDAGMTAGLWLAPFIALPGSELARQRPELLLRDHRGEHVIAGNNWGSGYHALDLSRPAARDYLTELTHRVVHEWGYKYLKLDFINAGAAPGVRADGGEREQSYRDALALIREVAGDDVYLLGSGAMLLPSLGILDGMRSGPDVAPMWQNYASDDPSDAMARNAVVNTLHRLWHQPLAEVDPDVIYFRSRLNLLTEQQLVWLRDLADICRFRAVSDPPSWLSATELDDMVGYLAARPEIARLGRYEYTVGGRRTDFTPAVTPAAQAYPIS from the coding sequence ATGGCACTGCTCATCGAGCTGACCGGCCACACTTTCGCCCTCGAACACGACGGCCCCGGCAGCCCGCAAGCAGCCGACGGGGGCCTGGTCCTGCCACCGGGACGGGTCGCGCTGCTGCACGGACTGGGCGATGCCCTGTTCTACCGGCACGGGCACAACTCCTGGAGTCCCTGCGGCTGGCGGCGGCTGAGCGAACCGCCGCTGCGGATCGCCAACCCGCAGCGCCGCCTCACCGCCGACGACACCGTCTGGGACGACCCGGCCCGCCACCACTCCTCCGCCGTGGCCGCCCTGGACGCCGGCGACGGCAACGTGCTGCTGCTCGGCGCGCTCGGGCTGGGCGTCCCGCGGCTGGCCGCCGACCGGGACACCCTGTCCGGCTGGTACGAGCACGGCGCCGCGCCCTGGTTCGCCGCGTACGGCCCCGAGGACGAGGTCTTCGCCGCGTACACCCGGCAGCTCGCGCAGCGGCTGGGCAGCAGCACCCGCCGCGCCGGCAACGTCTGGTGCTCCTGGTACGCCTACTACGAGACCATCACCGAGCAGCAGCTCGCCAAGGACGTCGACGACCTGCGCGGGCTGCCCTTCGACGTGGTGCAGGTCGACGACGGCTGGGAGCGGCTGGTCGGCGACTGGCAGCCCAACCACAAGTTCCCGTCCGGGATGAAGGCGCTGGCCGACCGGATCACCGACGCGGGCATGACGGCCGGGCTGTGGCTGGCGCCGTTCATCGCCCTGCCCGGTTCGGAACTCGCCCGGCAGCGCCCCGAGCTGCTGCTGCGCGACCACCGCGGCGAGCACGTGATCGCGGGGAACAATTGGGGCAGCGGCTACCACGCCCTGGACCTGTCCCGGCCCGCCGCCCGCGACTACCTGACCGAGCTGACCCACCGGGTGGTGCACGAGTGGGGCTACAAGTATCTGAAGCTCGACTTCATCAACGCCGGTGCCGCACCGGGTGTGCGGGCCGACGGCGGCGAGCGCGAGCAGTCCTACCGCGACGCCCTCGCCCTGATCCGCGAGGTCGCCGGCGACGACGTGTACCTGCTGGGCAGCGGGGCGATGCTGCTGCCGTCACTGGGCATCCTCGACGGGATGCGCAGCGGTCCCGACGTCGCGCCGATGTGGCAGAACTACGCCAGCGACGACCCGTCCGACGCGATGGCCCGCAACGCGGTGGTCAACACGCTGCACCGGCTGTGGCACCAGCCGCTGGCCGAGGTCGACCCTGATGTCATCTACTTCCGCAGCCGGTTGAACCTGCTGACCGAACAGCAGCTGGTCTGGTTGCGCGACCTGGCCGACATCTGCCGGTTCCGGGCCGTGTCCGACCCGCCGAGCTGGCTGTCGGCCACCGAGCTCGACGACATGGTCGGCTACCTGGCGGCGCGACCGGAGATCGCGCGGTTGGGTCGCTACGAGTACACCGTCGGCGGGCGCAGGACGGACTTCACCCCGGCGGTCACGCCGGCGGCGCAGGCGTATCCGATCTCCTGA
- a CDS encoding carbohydrate ABC transporter permease, whose product MSSTKPRDDRRAAWWFLLPVLVGFAVFYGYPAARGVWYSVTDYNMLNTASYVGTENYTKLFADAKFWNSMLVTAWYVVLNIGSQTLLALGVASLMHRLTRSVVLRATLLLPWLVPNVTIGLLWMWLLDTNLGFVNQLLHTFGLGPVGFFTDETWAMPTVAGINTWAYTGYTALLLYAGMLQIPQYLYEGAAIDGAGEWRMFRGITLPLLRPVLALVLVVSMIGSFQIFDTIAVTTKGGPVSATQVIYYFIYQQAFKYFHLGYAAAAAICLALILGVLTAIQMRMLRASRSDLA is encoded by the coding sequence ATGAGCTCGACAAAACCGCGGGACGACCGCCGGGCGGCGTGGTGGTTCCTGCTACCGGTGCTGGTGGGGTTCGCCGTCTTCTACGGCTACCCGGCCGCTCGGGGCGTGTGGTACTCGGTCACCGACTACAACATGCTCAACACCGCGTCCTACGTGGGCACCGAGAACTACACGAAGCTGTTCGCCGACGCGAAGTTCTGGAACTCCATGCTGGTCACCGCCTGGTACGTGGTGCTCAACATCGGGTCGCAGACACTGCTGGCGCTGGGCGTCGCCTCGCTGATGCACCGGCTGACCCGCTCGGTCGTGCTCCGCGCGACGCTGCTGCTGCCGTGGCTGGTCCCCAACGTCACCATCGGCCTGCTCTGGATGTGGCTGCTGGACACCAACCTCGGCTTCGTCAACCAGCTGCTGCACACCTTCGGCCTGGGCCCGGTCGGCTTCTTCACCGACGAGACCTGGGCGATGCCGACCGTGGCCGGCATCAACACCTGGGCCTACACCGGCTACACGGCGCTGCTGCTCTACGCCGGGATGCTGCAGATCCCGCAGTACCTCTACGAGGGCGCGGCGATCGACGGCGCCGGGGAGTGGCGCATGTTCCGCGGCATCACCCTGCCGCTGCTGCGCCCCGTGCTGGCCCTGGTGCTGGTCGTGTCGATGATCGGCTCGTTCCAGATCTTCGACACCATCGCGGTCACCACCAAGGGTGGGCCCGTCTCCGCCACGCAGGTCATCTACTACTTCATCTACCAGCAGGCATTCAAGTACTTCCACCTGGGTTACGCCGCCGCGGCGGCGATCTGCCTGGCCCTGATCCTCGGCGTGCTCACCGCGATACAGATGCGCATGCTGCGTGCCTCGCGCTCGGACCTGGCCTGA
- a CDS encoding DUF4832 domain-containing protein, whose product MQNFITALGRKYDGDPRIGFLTLGLIGFWGEWHTWPYDGWTKPENWMPSTDILAGILNTFDTAFDKTRLLARYPSPQNKELGIGYHDDSFAFETLPVQSWHFVQRLIDEGVTDKWQREPIGGELRPEIQACLFEQPVSCGQYEDFTQSVDQTHISWMINHAAFAPDGYTGDEYFRALAAAKSLGYELTVTEAALSRDRVSVRVANRGTAPFYYDWRAELAAVDSQGRFVKRWHTGWSVDGIQPGQAPAELTTRIDTRGLRAGSYDIVLRVANPLPNGIPLRFANTSQDTHTGWLHLGTVTTR is encoded by the coding sequence GTGCAGAACTTCATCACCGCGCTCGGGCGCAAGTACGACGGCGACCCGCGCATCGGCTTCCTCACCCTCGGCCTGATCGGGTTCTGGGGCGAGTGGCACACCTGGCCCTACGACGGCTGGACCAAGCCCGAGAACTGGATGCCGTCCACCGACATCCTCGCCGGGATCCTGAACACCTTCGACACCGCGTTCGACAAGACCAGGCTGCTGGCTCGCTACCCGAGCCCGCAGAACAAGGAACTCGGCATCGGCTACCACGACGACTCGTTCGCGTTCGAGACGCTGCCGGTGCAGTCGTGGCACTTCGTGCAGCGCCTCATCGACGAGGGCGTCACCGACAAGTGGCAGCGTGAGCCGATCGGCGGCGAGCTGCGCCCCGAGATCCAGGCCTGCCTGTTCGAGCAGCCGGTCAGCTGCGGCCAGTACGAGGACTTCACGCAGTCCGTCGACCAGACCCACATCAGCTGGATGATCAACCACGCGGCGTTCGCGCCCGACGGCTACACCGGCGACGAGTACTTCCGCGCGCTGGCCGCGGCCAAGTCGCTGGGCTACGAGCTGACCGTCACCGAGGCCGCGCTGTCCCGCGACCGCGTCTCGGTGCGCGTGGCCAACCGCGGCACCGCGCCCTTCTACTACGACTGGCGCGCCGAGCTGGCCGCCGTCGACAGCCAGGGCCGTTTCGTCAAGCGCTGGCACACCGGCTGGAGCGTGGACGGCATCCAGCCCGGCCAGGCCCCCGCCGAGCTGACCACCCGCATCGACACCCGCGGCCTGCGCGCCGGCAGCTACGACATCGTGCTGCGCGTGGCCAACCCGCTGCCCAACGGCATCCCGTTGCGGTTCGCCAACACCAGCCAGGACACCCACACCGGCTGGCTGCACCTCGGCACCGTCACCACCCGCTGA